Proteins encoded within one genomic window of Aedes albopictus strain Foshan unplaced genomic scaffold, AalbF5 HiC_scaffold_42, whole genome shotgun sequence:
- the LOC109426484 gene encoding GDP-fucose protein O-fucosyltransferase 1, translating to MMKIAFFLVFLSGAFISNVNTISVDENGYILYCPCMGRFGNQADHFLGALGFAHGLNRTLVLPPWVEYRKGAATSVQVPFDTYFQVAPLNEYTRVITMENFMTNLAPSLWPPAERISFCYTERMGLDGSAGGGCNAKSGNPFGPFWDTFGIDFVKSEFFGPKLNYDVYHHDMANKWTEKYPSDKWPVIAFTGAPASFPIQNENRGLHKYLKWSVTIENAARDFIRNSLPKGAFMGIHLRNGIDWIRACDHVKESSNLFSSPQCLGYRNEKGTLTMEMCLPSRDTIIRQIKRQIKNHKEAYKNNDIKSVFVASDNNHMINDLADALKRMDITVVKLPEDNPHLDLAILGMSNHFIGNCVSSYSAFVKRERDAKGFPSTFWAFPVEKHMSKSAKAAAGGGSVTHEEL from the exons ATGATGAAAATCGCGTTTTTCCTAGTTTTTCTCAGTGGTGCTTTCATCTCCAACGTGAATACCATCAGTGTGGATGAAAATGGATACATATTGTACTGTCCTTGCATGG GTCGCTTCGGTAACCAGGCCGATCATTTTCTGGGTGCGTTAGGTTTTGCTCACGGTTTGAATCGTACGCTGGTGCTTCCGCCGTGGGTTGAGTACCGGAAAGGAGCAGCGACCTCGGTGCAGGTACCGTTCGATACGTACTTCCAGGTGGCGCCCTTGAACGAGTACACTCGGGTGATAACGATGGAAAATTTCATGACAAATTTGGCGCCATCGTTGTGGCCACCAGCGGAACGCATTTCGTTCTGCTACACGGAGAGGATGGGTTTGGACGGAAGTGCGGGCGGAGGGTGCAATGCCAAAAGCGGTAATCCTTTTGGGCCGTTCTGGGATACGTTCGGGATCGATTTTGTGAAGTCGGAATTTTTTGGACCCAAGCTGAATTATGATGTCTATCACCACGATATGGCGAACAAATGGACTGAAAAATATCCCAGCGATAAGTGGCCCGTGATTGCATTCACAGGGGCACCTGCTAGCTTTCCCATTCAGAACGAAAATCGCGGACTGCACAAGTATCTGAAGTGGTCCGTTACCATTGAAAACGCAGCCCGTGACTTTATTAGGAACTCGCTACCTAAGGGGGCGTTCATGGGAATCCATTTGCGGAATGGAATCGATTGGATTAGAGCTTGTGATCACGTTAAGGAAAGCTCCAACCTGTTTTCCTCACCGCAGTGCCTCGGCTATCGGAATGAGAAGGGGACGCTCACGATGGAAATGTGTCTCCCGTCGCGGGACACAATAATCCGCCAGATCAAACGACAGATCAAAAACCACAAAGAAGCTTATAAGAATAATGACATCAAATCGGTGTTCGTTGCTTCCGATAATAACCACATGATTAACGACTTGGCCGACGCATTGAAGCGGATGGACATTACCGTGGTCAAATTACCCGAGGATAACCCCCATCTGGACCTGGCGATTCTCGGGATGTCCAATCACTTCATCGGGAATTGTGTGTCGTCCTATTCGGCTTTCGTCAAAAGAGAGCGCGACGCGAAGGGATTCCCGTCGACATTCTGGGCCTTCCCGGTAGAAAAACACATGTCCAAGTCGGCGAAGGCAGCTGCCGGTGGTGGATCGGTGACGCATGAAGAGCTGTGA
- the LOC109408984 gene encoding UPF0587 protein GA18326, with translation MVKIGLQIKATLENIEELKTCHPNYAFFLKIKCTNCGEESDKWHDITEGEHVNEDTRNPKGFNFYMKCRMCSRENSIDIVEGTNASYTADDSGKLKTIVAFDCRGVEPVAFSPRAGWIAKATEGGPKFEDIDLSEDDWVEYDQKNNNSVGVYEFESDFVKLKK, from the exons ATGGTGAAAATTGGTCTCCAGATCAAGGCCACCCTCGAAAACATTGAGGAGCTGAAAACGTGCCATCCGAATTACGCGTTCTTCCTGAAAATTAAGTGTACCAACTGCGGCGAAGAGTCGGACAAGTGGCACGACATCACCGAAGGTGAACACGTCAATGAGGACACCCGCAATCCCAAGGGATTCAACTTCTACATGAAGTGCCGGATGTGCTCCCGCGAGAACAGCATCGACATCGTCGAGGGAACCAATG CATCCTACACGGCGGACGATTCCGGTAAGCTGAAAACGATCGTTGCCTTCGACTGTCGTGGCGTGGAACCGGTTGCGTTCAGTCCGCGGGCGGGCTGGATTGCCAAGGCGACCGAGGGCGGACCAAAGTTCGAGGACATCGATCTGTCCGAGGACGATTGGGTCGAGTACGATCAGAAGAATAACAACTCCGTGGGGGTGTACGAGTTTGAGTCGGATTTCGTCAAattgaaaaagtag